The following proteins are co-located in the Methylomonas sp. 11b genome:
- a CDS encoding complex I subunit 4 family protein: MVMLSALLWTPALGAILLVLVSGQNSRLIRIVANLFSLAALLMACLLLAQFDVSDTALQFSEFYPLNPKLGSAYALGVDGLSMPMLVLATLLTCISLLASFSLSDSIKGYHISILLLEFGMLGVFMAQDWALFYIFWEVTLIPLFFLIDRWGGKRRHAASLNFVLYTMGGSVFMLLSLLAISQYDLENQGSLMASMGQAAQNMPVVEQVLVLLGFLIGFGVKMPIFPLHGWLPLAHVEAPSPISILLSGILLKMGAYGLLRCVVMLPVAAKLIQPLLVFLALFGMIYGGLLAWRQRDLKAMVAYSSLSHMGVVLLGIAALNQTGFTGAILQMTAHGLIAGALFLLVGLLYERTHTRNIQDYSSLVQVMPRFATLTTLTLLAAMGLPGSVGFIAELHTLIGGFQQWGGLMVFFSLSILISAAYAMRTIGLLFTGPVKPQMRDIADLKSLELMASGVLVGGIVLFGLLPAPLIDLSTATVGKMLAVMGERLP; the protein is encoded by the coding sequence ATGGTGATGCTAAGCGCGCTGTTATGGACCCCGGCGCTGGGGGCAATATTGCTGGTACTGGTCTCCGGCCAGAACAGCCGATTGATCAGAATTGTAGCGAATCTATTCAGCCTGGCGGCTTTGCTGATGGCTTGTTTGCTATTGGCCCAGTTCGACGTCAGCGACACCGCGTTGCAGTTCAGCGAGTTTTACCCTCTGAACCCCAAACTCGGCAGCGCATACGCACTGGGCGTGGACGGCCTGTCGATGCCGATGCTGGTGCTGGCTACTCTGTTAACTTGTATTTCCCTGTTGGCTTCCTTCTCCCTGTCCGATAGCATCAAGGGCTATCACATTTCCATTCTGTTGTTGGAATTCGGCATGCTCGGCGTGTTTATGGCACAAGACTGGGCGTTGTTTTACATCTTCTGGGAAGTGACCTTAATCCCGCTGTTTTTCCTGATCGACCGCTGGGGCGGTAAACGCCGTCACGCCGCCAGCCTGAATTTTGTGCTGTACACGATGGGCGGCTCGGTGTTCATGCTGCTGAGTTTACTGGCGATCAGTCAATACGACCTGGAAAACCAGGGCTCACTAATGGCATCGATGGGGCAAGCCGCGCAAAACATGCCGGTGGTCGAGCAAGTCCTGGTGCTGCTGGGTTTCCTGATCGGTTTTGGCGTAAAAATGCCGATCTTTCCGTTGCATGGCTGGTTGCCGCTGGCTCACGTCGAAGCGCCCAGCCCGATCAGTATCTTGTTGTCCGGTATCCTGCTGAAAATGGGCGCCTATGGCTTATTGCGCTGCGTGGTGATGTTGCCGGTTGCCGCCAAACTCATCCAGCCCTTGCTGGTATTTCTAGCGCTGTTCGGCATGATTTACGGCGGCTTGCTGGCCTGGCGACAGCGCGACTTGAAAGCCATGGTGGCCTACTCGTCTTTGAGTCATATGGGCGTGGTGTTGCTGGGCATCGCCGCGCTGAATCAAACCGGCTTCACCGGCGCGATATTGCAAATGACCGCCCACGGCCTGATTGCCGGCGCATTGTTTCTGTTGGTGGGCCTGCTCTACGAACGCACTCATACCCGCAACATCCAGGATTACAGTTCGCTGGTACAAGTCATGCCGCGCTTCGCCACTCTGACAACCTTAACCTTACTGGCGGCGATGGGATTGCCCGGTTCTGTGGGTTTTATCGCCGAACTGCACACGCTGATCGGCGGCTTTCAGCAATGGGGCGGTTTGATGGTGTTTTTTAGTTTGAGCATCTTGATCAGCGCCGCCTATGCGATGCGCACCATCGGCTTGCTATTTACCGGGCCGGTGAAACCGCAGATGCGCGACATCGCCGATTTAAAATCGCTGGAATTGATGGCCTCCGGGGTGTTGGTAGGCGGGATTGTGTTGTTTGGTTTGTTGCCGGCGCCTTTGATTGATTTGTCTACGGCGACAGTAGGGAAGATGTTGGCGGTGATGGGGGAGAGGTTGCCGTGA
- the rlmH gene encoding 23S rRNA (pseudouridine(1915)-N(3))-methyltransferase RlmH, protein MQIHMIAVGNKMPDWVQQGYNEYAKRLPRECELLLKEIAPDKRRSGDIARITKDEGERMIAALPGRAHVVTLDIPGKPWTTPNLAQALQRWLGNGQPVALMIGGPEGLSQQVRDLAQESWSLSPLTFPHPLVRVIVAEQIYRAWSLLNNHPYHR, encoded by the coding sequence ATGCAAATACACATGATCGCCGTTGGCAACAAAATGCCGGACTGGGTACAGCAAGGTTATAATGAATATGCCAAGCGGCTACCGCGAGAATGCGAGTTGCTGTTGAAGGAAATCGCCCCGGACAAACGCCGCAGCGGCGACATTGCCCGGATAACCAAGGATGAAGGAGAACGCATGATAGCGGCATTGCCGGGCCGGGCACACGTGGTGACGCTGGATATTCCCGGCAAACCCTGGACCACGCCGAATCTGGCGCAAGCCCTGCAACGCTGGCTGGGCAACGGTCAGCCGGTTGCGCTGATGATAGGCGGACCGGAAGGTTTGTCTCAGCAAGTGCGCGACCTGGCGCAGGAATCCTGGAGTTTATCGCCGCTGACTTTTCCGCATCCTTTGGTTCGAGTGATTGTCGCTGAACAAATCTACCGGGCCTGGAGTCTGCTGAATAACCACCCTTATCATCGTTGA
- a CDS encoding Maf family protein, whose product MHPQLILASASPRRSELLKQIGIRHSIMAVDIDETPWPGEEPAAYVERVAAEKSALCLASTATDLPVLAADTSVICDGRILGKPEDLQHAIEMLSHLSGRKHQVYSAVSLRGEQHWQALSVSEVRFRPLSHQEIVAYWQTGEPHDKAGAYAIQGLASVFIESITGSFSGVMGLPLFETAQLLSLAGIDII is encoded by the coding sequence ATGCACCCACAACTGATCCTGGCCTCCGCTTCGCCGCGCCGTAGCGAATTGCTCAAGCAAATCGGCATCCGTCACAGTATCATGGCGGTCGATATTGACGAAACGCCTTGGCCGGGCGAAGAACCTGCTGCGTACGTCGAGCGGGTAGCCGCGGAAAAATCCGCGCTCTGTCTGGCATCGACCGCTACCGATTTACCGGTACTGGCTGCGGATACCAGCGTGATTTGCGACGGCCGTATCCTGGGTAAACCCGAGGATTTGCAGCACGCCATTGAAATGCTCAGTCATTTGTCGGGACGCAAGCATCAAGTGTATAGCGCGGTATCCTTACGCGGTGAGCAACACTGGCAGGCGCTTAGCGTCAGCGAAGTGCGTTTCCGACCCTTGAGCCACCAGGAAATCGTCGCCTATTGGCAGACTGGGGAACCTCACGACAAGGCTGGAGCCTATGCAATTCAAGGCTTGGCCAGCGTGTTTATCGAATCGATCACCGGCAGTTTTTCCGGCGTGATGGGCTTACCGCTATTCGAAACCGCGCAATTATTAAGCCTAGCAGGCATAGACATCATCTAA
- the rng gene encoding ribonuclease G, translating into MSEEILINVTPPETRVAVIENGVLQELIIERVRQKGLVGNIYKGEVCRVLPGMQAAFVDIGLEKAAFLHLSDFSSKELAEKASENIEHYLKEGQKLVVQVTKDPLGNKGARLTTDISIPSRYQVYMPYAGNSGVSQRIECESERTRLRACIEAYQLKHQVPGGFIARTAAECVEDVILYSDMTFLHKLWESILEKSSKAKVKTLIHEDLPLSIRTLRDLYKDGIEKIRVDSKETFLRLVEFAETFVPEIVSVIEHYSGERPVFDIYNVEDEISKALDRKVKLKSGGHLVFDQTESMTTVDVNTGGYVGGRNLEETIFKTNLEAAQTISRQLRLRNLGGIIIIDFIDMQSEDHKKQVLTALQRNLDKDHAKTKITEVSALGLVEMTRKRTRESLEHILCEPCSTCGGRGVLKTPESICLEIFREIIRVVRQYNVQQILVLASEQVVEMLLDEEADMLAELEMFLKVGIKIRAEAEYNQEHYDVVLL; encoded by the coding sequence ATGAGCGAAGAAATATTAATCAACGTCACGCCGCCGGAAACCCGAGTAGCGGTGATCGAAAACGGCGTACTGCAAGAGCTGATTATCGAGCGGGTCCGGCAAAAGGGCTTGGTCGGCAACATTTACAAAGGTGAGGTGTGTCGGGTTTTGCCGGGCATGCAGGCGGCCTTTGTCGATATTGGTTTGGAAAAAGCCGCGTTTTTACATTTATCCGATTTCAGTAGTAAGGAACTGGCCGAAAAAGCCTCGGAAAATATCGAGCATTACCTGAAGGAAGGCCAAAAACTGGTGGTACAAGTCACCAAAGATCCGCTCGGCAACAAAGGGGCGCGGCTGACCACCGACATTTCCATCCCCTCCCGCTATCAGGTCTACATGCCCTATGCCGGCAACTCCGGCGTCTCGCAACGCATCGAATGCGAATCCGAGCGCACCCGCTTGCGGGCTTGCATCGAAGCCTATCAGCTGAAGCACCAGGTGCCTGGCGGCTTTATCGCCCGCACGGCCGCCGAATGCGTGGAAGACGTGATTTTGTATTCCGACATGACTTTTTTGCACAAACTCTGGGAATCCATCCTGGAAAAAAGCAGCAAAGCCAAAGTCAAAACCTTGATCCATGAAGACCTGCCGCTCAGCATCCGCACCTTGCGGGATTTATACAAAGACGGTATCGAAAAAATCCGCGTCGATTCCAAGGAAACCTTTCTAAGGCTGGTCGAATTTGCCGAAACTTTCGTCCCGGAAATCGTCTCGGTGATCGAACATTATTCCGGCGAACGGCCGGTGTTCGATATATACAATGTCGAAGACGAAATCAGCAAGGCCCTGGACCGCAAGGTCAAACTCAAATCCGGCGGCCATTTGGTGTTCGATCAAACCGAATCGATGACCACGGTGGACGTCAATACCGGCGGCTATGTCGGTGGCCGCAATCTGGAAGAGACCATCTTCAAGACCAATCTGGAAGCGGCCCAGACCATTTCCCGCCAGCTGCGGCTGCGCAATTTGGGCGGTATCATCATTATCGATTTCATCGATATGCAAAGCGAGGATCACAAAAAACAGGTGTTGACCGCCTTGCAGCGCAATCTGGACAAGGATCACGCCAAAACCAAAATCACCGAAGTGTCGGCACTGGGCCTAGTGGAAATGACCCGCAAGCGCACCCGCGAGAGTCTGGAACATATCCTCTGCGAACCTTGCTCGACTTGCGGCGGCCGCGGCGTCCTGAAAACCCCGGAATCGATTTGTCTGGAAATATTTCGGGAAATTATTCGCGTGGTCAGGCAATACAATGTCCAACAAATCTTGGTATTGGCGTCCGAGCAAGTCGTGGAGATGTTGCTCGACGAAGAAGCCGATATGCTGGCGGAGCTGGAAATGTTCTTGAAAGTCGGCATCAAAATACGCGCCGAAGCCGAATACAATCAGGAGCACTACGACGTGGTGTTGTTATAG